CAAACCGATGAATGTTTCCCTATTTTGGTGCGGATGTTGGAAACCGATCCCGACTACAGCATTCGGGCAGCAGCGGCGGGGGCCCTGGGCTATCTAGAAGATCCCCGAGCGTTTGAACCGCTGATGCGCACCTTTTATGAAGATACCGATTGGCTGGTGCGGTTTAGTACGGCGGTGTCCTTAGGGAATCTCAAGGATCCTCGGGCCCATGATGTTTTGATACAGGCGCTGTCGAGCCACGAAATTGTTTTGCAACAGGCGGCGATCGCTGCCCTGGGTGAGATCCGTGACCTGAGCGCAGTGGATCGGCTGTTGGACTTTGTGCAGTCGGAAGACTGGCTGGTGCGTCAACGGTTGGCGGAAGCGCTGGGGAATCTGCCGACGCCCAAGAGTGTATCGGCGTTGCAATATCTGGAGCGAGATACCCATACCAATGTGGCCACGGCGGCCATGATTGCCCTGCGGCGTTGGCGAGACAGCGGTGAATTGGATCAACTGATCACGACATCTGCCGACGATTAGCTTAGGTTGCCAAGCAGGTCTAACCGGCCGCGATCGCCATCTAGGCAACAGAGCTGACCCACCGGGAGGGCAGCATTCTCGCCGTCGTGACCAAAGGGCAGGCCGGAAACGATGGGAATGCCTAGGTCACCGAGGCGATCGCGCAGCACTTCAGCAACCGTGAAGCTGGGGATACTGGGCGGCGGGTCACATTGGCTAAAGCGACCGAGGGCAATGCCCTTGACCTGGGATAGCAAACCCATCATCCGCCACTGGGTCAACATGCGATCGATGCGGTAGGGCGCTTCTGATACGTCCTCTAGCGCCAAGATGACGCCGGATAGATCGAGCTGCACGGCGGTTCCCAGCAGGTGGGTGGCCACGGTGAGGTTGACGGGGAGCAATAATCCCTGAGCGGTCCCACCGCCCCAGCCTTGTCCGTGGATGGAGGGTAAACGACCGCCCCGTACCCAGTCGAAAAGGCGATCGACTGACCAAGCCGGTTCCGATCCTAGGGTGGTCAACAATGGCCCATGGACGCCAGAAATCTGCTGCTGGGCCAGGCTCCAGAGCAGGGCGGTGATGTCGGAAAAGCCAATCAACCATTTGGGCGTTAGCTGGCTGGGCCATTGCCAGGCTTCCAACAGCCGTGCTCCCCCATAGCCACCCCGCGCACAGAGGATCCCTCGGCAGTCTGGATCATCAAGGGCCTGCCATAGCTGTTGCCGCCGTTGGACATCGGTGCCGGCCAGGTAGCCCCAGCGAGCATCGTAGCCTGGTACCGGCTCCACGCGATAGCCTTGGGATCGCCAGAGGTCAATTCCGGCATGGAAGGCAGCGGTTTCTCGTAGGGCTCCGCTGGGAGATACGACACAGAGCTTATCGCCTGGTTGCAGCGGCGGTGGCGGGGTGCAGGGTTTCATCTGGATTCGACTCGATGCTTTAACGC
The Candidatus Obscuribacterales bacterium genome window above contains:
- a CDS encoding HEAT repeat domain-containing protein, translating into QTDECFPILVRMLETDPDYSIRAAAAGALGYLEDPRAFEPLMRTFYEDTDWLVRFSTAVSLGNLKDPRAHDVLIQALSSHEIVLQQAAIAALGEIRDLSAVDRLLDFVQSEDWLVRQRLAEALGNLPTPKSVSALQYLERDTHTNVATAAMIALRRWRDSGELDQLITTSADD
- a CDS encoding LD-carboxypeptidase — protein: MKPCTPPPPLQPGDKLCVVSPSGALRETAAFHAGIDLWRSQGYRVEPVPGYDARWGYLAGTDVQRRQQLWQALDDPDCRGILCARGGYGGARLLEAWQWPSQLTPKWLIGFSDITALLWSLAQQQISGVHGPLLTTLGSEPAWSVDRLFDWVRGGRLPSIHGQGWGGGTAQGLLLPVNLTVATHLLGTAVQLDLSGVILALEDVSEAPYRIDRMLTQWRMMGLLSQVKGIALGRFSQCDPPPSIPSFTVAEVLRDRLGDLGIPIVSGLPFGHDGENAALPVGQLCCLDGDRGRLDLLGNLS